From Malaciobacter mytili LMG 24559:
TTTTGATGTTACTGCAATTTTAATTGGGTATCTTTATTTATTTTCAAATTTTGAAAAACCATATAAAAAAATACTTCCAACAAAGAAAAACTTTATTGAATTTTGTGAAGTATTTTTTAACTTAATGACTTTTAATAGAAGAAAAAAATTTGACTCATCACATAGTGATAGTTACAATATTATGTTTTTTACTCTATTTCATATTTTGTTAGTATTTATGTTACTTACAGGATTACAACTATATGTACATGGATTAGGTTCAGGACATAGTTCAATTGGAGCTTGGTGGCCATGGATTTTACATTTAAGTACAGACTGGACATTAAGTGTATTTGGTGGAAATATGGGAGTTAGAATTGCACATCATACAACAATGTATTTACTAATTATGTGGGTAATGTGCCATATTTATTATCAAATTTGGAGAACTATTTTCTGGCAAGAAGGTGATATTGCAATTGTATTTAGTGGATATAAATTTGCTAAAAATAAAAAAACAGAAGATAAATAAAACTTAAAGGCATAAGCCTTTAAGTTTTAATAGATTTTATAAAAATAGAATCTATTAAGACTTAAAAAAAGTGAGAATTAATGAAAAATATTGTGATTGGGGTAGGGAATCTACTTTTTAAAGATGAAGGTGTAGGTATTTATGCATCAAAATATATTGAAGAAAATTATAAGTTTGAAGGCAATTTAGAGATTATTGATGGTGGAACATTAGGGTTTAAACTAATGAGTTATTTTCAAGATTACGATAATGTAATTATTTTAGATACAGTTTCTATTGAAGATAAAGTAGGGGGGATATATAGACTTCCTTCTGATGTTTTATTAGGCTTAGGTAATTATAGAAAAACAGCCCATGAAGTTGAGATTGTTGAGATGTTAGAAATTTGTTCTGTTTTAAAAAAACATGCTCAAGTTACTATTATAGGTATTATCCCTCAAGATATTGAAAAAGTTGAAATTGGTTTAACAAATGAGATTGAACAAGCCTTTGAAGGTTTTATAAATACTGCAATAACTGAAATAGAATCAATTGGAGTAAAAGCTTTTAAAATTAATAATAAATCAATAAAAGATATTGCACAAGGACTTATTGGAAGTTATAATGGGGAACATTTAAGTAGAGTACCAAATGAAGAGGATATTAGATATGCAAATGTTTTATAAAATTGAGTTTAATAATACAAATGAATATTTTATAAATCTTATACAAGAACAAATATTTGAAGATAAAATAAATATACAAATAAAAAAATATGAAAAATTTATTATATTACATATAAATGATAGCGAAGAAAAAATAACTGAGTTTTTTCAAAACTTAGAAAAAAATCTTCCCTTATCAATCTTTTTAAAAGGTGCTAGTTTTATAGAAAAAATACCTGAAGAATTAAAAGAGTTAAGCTTAGATAACCTACAACAAAATATCTCTTTATCAAATAAAGAAATTTTAAAATTAGTAGAAAATAGAACTGTTGATTTTACAAATGAGATAAAACAGTTAAAAGAAGGTAAAATTATTGAGCTTTCTACTTCAAATGGAATAAAAAAATTTTCATTACCAAATAAGGAAAATAGAATAAAACTTCAAGAGGAAAATGAAGTTAATCTTTTTGTTTCAAATATAAATGCTATATCCTCTTTATTGGAGTGTTCTTCAAAGGATTTACAACTTTTATGTTCAATTGAAAGACCACTTGTAAAATTAAAGTTTAACTTTTTACAAAATAAGGATTTACAATACTCTTGTATCTCTTTTATTTATACAAAACTACCTGATGATAAACTTACTTTTGAATTTGCTCTTGCACTAAAAGAAGAGGGGATTGATTTTTTAATTTATAGTG
This genomic window contains:
- a CDS encoding cytochrome b/b6 domain-containing protein, which codes for MTPIMRTIHWMNAICMVVAVATGLYIGYPYYQTLIADPAVDKYVMAWNRWGHFIAAIIFDVTAILIGYLYLFSNFEKPYKKILPTKKNFIEFCEVFFNLMTFNRRKKFDSSHSDSYNIMFFTLFHILLVFMLLTGLQLYVHGLGSGHSSIGAWWPWILHLSTDWTLSVFGGNMGVRIAHHTTMYLLIMWVMCHIYYQIWRTIFWQEGDIAIVFSGYKFAKNKKTEDK
- a CDS encoding HyaD/HybD family hydrogenase maturation endopeptidase, coding for MKNIVIGVGNLLFKDEGVGIYASKYIEENYKFEGNLEIIDGGTLGFKLMSYFQDYDNVIILDTVSIEDKVGGIYRLPSDVLLGLGNYRKTAHEVEIVEMLEICSVLKKHAQVTIIGIIPQDIEKVEIGLTNEIEQAFEGFINTAITEIESIGVKAFKINNKSIKDIAQGLIGSYNGEHLSRVPNEEDIRYANVL